From the Borrelia puertoricensis genome, one window contains:
- a CDS encoding flagellar protein FlbF, producing the protein MKTKLETELKNTLQEEVLLVEDIYDMYLNIKRYLDEKNETMFKEAINKTNIYLHKFKDIEQKRDELWKNFTAPEKFESTYKAIEKLCSVYKKEIYNYFHRLKIGILNIQNLNYLISSYTETSLGILDLIFKDAQESVDNITYKNPYGPKSGNLNEASVLINKKL; encoded by the coding sequence ATGAAAACCAAATTAGAAACTGAACTGAAAAATACTTTACAAGAAGAAGTTCTTTTAGTAGAAGATATATATGATATGTACCTAAATATAAAAAGATATCTTGATGAAAAAAACGAAACGATGTTTAAAGAAGCAATAAATAAAACAAACATTTATCTTCACAAATTTAAAGATATAGAACAAAAGAGAGATGAGCTTTGGAAAAATTTTACAGCTCCTGAAAAATTTGAATCAACTTACAAGGCTATAGAAAAACTGTGTTCGGTTTATAAAAAAGAGATATATAATTATTTTCATCGATTAAAAATAGGGATATTGAATATCCAGAACTTAAATTACTTAATATCAAGCTACACAGAAACATCTCTTGGTATTTTAGATCTAATATTTAAAGACGCTCAAGAAAGCGTAGACAACATAACTTATAAAAATCCCTATGGACCAAAAAGCGGAAACTTAAATGAAGCATCCGTTTTAATAAACAAAAAACTTTAA